Within the Candidatus Reidiella endopervernicosa genome, the region GAGGCGCTGCAGCGCAAGGCGAAGCCGGAGATCGATGCCTTTTTCGATAAGCTCTCGATTGATGATTATGTCGAGGAGATGCTGCGTGCACTGTCCGACCTGAATGGTGATGCCACGGTGCTGAAGGAGGCCGGGGAGGTGCTCGAGCACGCCGGGGCTGATGTGCGTGGTGCGCTCGATGAGCTGACCGCCATCGCCCGCATGATGGAGGCGCGCCTGCCCAATACGCCGCTCTACTTTGATCTGGCCGAGCTGCGTGGTTACCGCTACCACACCGGCATCGTCTTCGCGGCGTTTGTTCCCGGACGTGGCCAGGCGATCGCCCAGGGTGGTCGTTACGATGAGATCGGCAAGGTGTTCGGGCGTGCGCGTCCGGCGACTGGCTTTAGCGCCGACCTGAAGACGCTGGTGGCACTGGGCGAGCAGGCGGCAACGGCCGAGTGTAACGCCATCTTTGCTCCCGCCGATGGTGATAGTGATTTCCATCAGAAGGTGTTCGAGCTGCGAGCCCAGAGAGAGCGGGTTATCCATGAACTCTCCGGTCAGCAGGGCGACGCGAAGGCGATGGGCTGCAGCCGAGTTCTGGTCGAGCAGGGCGGTGATTGGGTGGTCGAACCGCTCGATTAAGCACCGGCCTGAAACTGGTGGTAGAATGCTGCGGTTTTGTGTCGTTACGACACTCCTAAATTCAAGAATTTACATATTCCGAGAAGAGAAGAGATTATGGGTAAGAATGTCGTTGTAGTCGGTACTCAGTGGGGCGATGAAGGCAAGGGCAAGGTCGTAGACCTGCTGACAGAGCGCGCCAGCGCCGTCACCCGTTTTCAGGGCGGCCACAACGCCGGACACACCCTGGTCATCGACGGTAAGAAGACCG harbors:
- a CDS encoding ATP phosphoribosyltransferase regulatory subunit; this encodes MSEENRWLLPEGIDEALPEQAQALEALRRQVVDLYNSWGYELVMPPFIEYLDSLLTGTGHDLELQTFTVTDQLSGRLLGVRADMTPQVARIDAHRLRSDLPTRLCYLGTVLNTRPEGFSGTRSPLQVGAELYGHSGIESDVEILSLMLETMRLTGVQNVHVDLGHVGIFRGLARQAGLNGAQEAALFEALQRKAKPEIDAFFDKLSIDDYVEEMLRALSDLNGDATVLKEAGEVLEHAGADVRGALDELTAIARMMEARLPNTPLYFDLAELRGYRYHTGIVFAAFVPGRGQAIAQGGRYDEIGKVFGRARPATGFSADLKTLVALGEQAATAECNAIFAPADGDSDFHQKVFELRAQRERVIHELSGQQGDAKAMGCSRVLVEQGGDWVVEPLD